A single window of Paenibacillus sp. FSL H8-0537 DNA harbors:
- a CDS encoding response regulator, protein MLRLLVVDDEDIITDGLYEVFQRWMPDKLDVCKAYSGKEALNWLQRTRIDIVITDISMPGMSGLELSDEIQMYWPRCKIIFLTGYSEFQYAYKAIQMSNVRYLLKTEGYTKVTEVVQEVIQEIHQNNQLSALVERSREQMYALEFMAQGEYIRHLLQKSHLLCHDQEVLVKEFGKLNIDLSPLIPVVMVVGHLSYPAETPYSDRSEIVNSARMIGHSYLSEQTRHIGIVDKHGNLLWLLQPSERVEERFYSHLIRYLEGTLELIQETCLESLGLTIAFTISGASCEWEAISQQYERLRQLHQMTIADGLSIILTDRTEQLEPSNRKEDSMIAQRTELMEAYLEAGRREKFYEVVEEMTTGMLHPTGNVHRTIESYYSIALVLLSSINRWGLYHQIGDYGKLMRLDEHSSMKEGIAYLHVIADRLFKVKHNGELERTTSVIDRICRYIEEHLSEDLSLVRLAEINYFNPSYLSRFFKQERGVNLSEYIDSCRLKKARELLRNGELKIREVSSAVGYEAAHSFTRFFKKATGITPQEYRDTFPTVINENERTRRI, encoded by the coding sequence TTGCTTAGACTGTTAGTCGTGGATGATGAAGACATCATTACGGATGGGTTATATGAAGTATTTCAGCGATGGATGCCAGATAAGCTGGATGTCTGTAAAGCATACTCTGGTAAAGAAGCGCTCAATTGGCTGCAACGTACCCGTATTGACATCGTTATCACTGACATTAGCATGCCAGGCATGAGCGGCTTGGAATTGTCTGATGAAATCCAGATGTATTGGCCACGGTGCAAAATCATCTTCCTAACGGGCTATAGCGAGTTTCAGTATGCCTATAAGGCGATTCAAATGTCGAATGTCCGTTATTTATTGAAGACGGAAGGTTATACGAAAGTTACGGAAGTTGTACAAGAAGTGATTCAAGAGATCCATCAAAACAATCAATTGAGCGCATTAGTCGAGCGATCCCGTGAACAGATGTATGCGCTTGAATTTATGGCACAAGGAGAGTATATCAGACATCTTTTGCAAAAAAGCCATCTTCTTTGCCATGATCAAGAGGTGTTGGTTAAGGAATTTGGCAAACTGAACATCGATCTGAGTCCTTTGATTCCGGTTGTGATGGTAGTTGGTCATTTGTCATATCCAGCTGAGACCCCTTACTCCGATAGAAGCGAGATTGTTAATTCCGCCAGAATGATCGGGCATTCCTATTTGTCAGAGCAGACACGGCATATTGGAATTGTTGATAAGCACGGCAATTTGTTATGGCTGCTTCAGCCATCTGAACGTGTCGAGGAAAGGTTTTATAGTCATTTAATTCGCTATTTGGAAGGAACGCTCGAGCTCATTCAGGAGACATGTTTGGAATCGCTAGGCTTAACGATTGCCTTCACTATAAGTGGTGCTTCTTGTGAATGGGAAGCGATATCGCAGCAATATGAAAGACTGCGTCAGCTGCATCAAATGACCATTGCCGATGGGCTATCGATTATTTTAACGGATCGCACGGAGCAGCTTGAGCCTTCAAACAGGAAAGAAGACAGTATGATTGCTCAAAGAACGGAGTTAATGGAAGCATATCTTGAAGCTGGGAGAAGAGAGAAGTTTTATGAGGTAGTGGAGGAAATGACGACTGGCATGCTGCATCCAACGGGCAATGTTCACCGAACGATAGAGAGCTATTATTCTATCGCGCTTGTGCTGCTTTCTTCCATTAATCGCTGGGGGCTTTACCACCAGATTGGTGATTATGGAAAACTGATGCGACTAGATGAGCATTCATCCATGAAGGAGGGGATTGCCTATTTGCATGTCATTGCCGACCGCCTATTCAAAGTTAAGCATAACGGCGAGCTGGAGCGGACAACCAGTGTAATCGACCGTATATGCCGATATATTGAAGAACATTTAAGCGAGGACTTATCCTTAGTGCGGCTGGCGGAAATTAATTATTTTAATCCATCCTACTTATCCCGGTTTTTTAAGCAGGAGCGGGGGGTGAATTTATCCGAATATATAGATAGCTGCCGTTTGAAAAAAGCTAGAGAGCTGCTAAGAAACGGGGAGCTTAAAATTCGAGAAGTATCATCCGCCGTCGGCTACGAAGCGGCACATTCATTTACGCGCTTTTTTAAGAAGGCGACGGGAATAACGCCGCAAGAATATCGGGATACCTTTCCTACCGTTATAAACGAAAACGAACGTACAAGGAGGATATGA
- a CDS encoding glycoside hydrolase family 43 protein, whose product MNDQLPATAIGKLPPQGNPLVSHKFGADPYALVVEDRVYLYMTNDVLEYDEDGNMKENTYGTINKITVISSDDLRNWTDHGEIQVAGPQGAAKWATQSWAPAAAHKIIDGKDKYFLYFANNASGIGVLSSDSPVGPWVDPIGQPLISRSMPGVEDVTWLFDPAVLVDDDGKGYIYFGGGVPKGKHEMPNTARVMQLGDDMTSVVGEVAVIPAPYMFEDAGINKRDGIYYYTYCSNFYNGARPAGSPPAGEIAYMTSDKPMGPWTYRGTILKNPVHFFGIGGNNHHAIFQFHEAWYIAYHAQTLSQRLDVPNGYRSTHLNQLTFQDGLIQEIHADYEGARQVKAFNPYVRVDAVTMGWSAGVAVVAIASESDPQSPLTVVADMDSGAWLALSKVQFGDKGAATFKASILNAGADSRIELRLNAPDGKQIGTLPVPNMNGQGWMDLQTEVAGAYGVHDLYFVFCGEHGTKGIKFYEWQFSE is encoded by the coding sequence ATGAATGACCAACTGCCCGCCACTGCAATCGGGAAGTTGCCTCCACAAGGCAATCCGCTTGTCTCCCACAAATTTGGTGCAGATCCGTATGCCTTAGTTGTAGAGGATCGCGTCTATCTCTATATGACGAACGATGTTTTGGAATATGACGAAGATGGAAATATGAAAGAAAATACGTATGGAACCATTAATAAAATCACGGTTATTTCCTCGGATGATTTGAGGAACTGGACGGATCATGGCGAAATTCAGGTTGCAGGCCCGCAGGGCGCAGCCAAATGGGCCACGCAGTCGTGGGCGCCGGCAGCAGCGCATAAAATAATCGACGGCAAGGATAAATATTTCCTTTACTTTGCCAACAATGCCAGCGGAATTGGCGTATTGTCAAGCGATAGCCCGGTAGGTCCATGGGTTGATCCCATAGGGCAGCCCTTGATTTCGAGATCAATGCCAGGCGTGGAGGATGTGACGTGGCTTTTTGATCCTGCCGTATTGGTCGATGATGATGGAAAGGGCTATATCTATTTTGGCGGTGGTGTTCCTAAGGGGAAGCATGAGATGCCCAATACTGCGCGCGTCATGCAGTTGGGTGATGATATGACGAGCGTTGTTGGCGAGGTAGCCGTCATTCCTGCTCCGTATATGTTCGAGGATGCCGGTATCAATAAGCGGGATGGCATTTATTACTATACCTATTGCTCGAATTTCTATAATGGCGCTCGCCCGGCGGGGAGCCCGCCCGCAGGCGAAATTGCCTATATGACAAGCGACAAACCGATGGGGCCATGGACTTATCGTGGAACGATCCTCAAAAATCCAGTGCACTTCTTCGGTATTGGGGGAAACAACCATCATGCCATTTTTCAGTTTCATGAAGCCTGGTATATCGCTTATCATGCCCAGACATTATCCCAAAGGCTAGACGTTCCGAACGGTTATCGCTCCACGCACCTGAACCAGCTTACGTTTCAGGATGGTTTAATTCAAGAGATCCATGCTGATTATGAAGGTGCCCGGCAAGTAAAGGCATTTAATCCCTATGTCCGTGTTGACGCGGTGACGATGGGGTGGAGTGCTGGTGTTGCTGTGGTCGCCATCGCAAGCGAGAGCGATCCGCAAAGCCCGCTAACGGTCGTAGCTGACATGGATAGCGGGGCTTGGCTCGCTTTATCCAAGGTACAATTCGGGGATAAAGGAGCCGCGACTTTTAAGGCTTCCATCTTAAATGCGGGTGCGGATAGCAGAATAGAGCTCCGCTTGAATGCCCCGGACGGAAAGCAGATTGGGACACTTCCGGTTCCGAACATGAACGGACAAGGCTGGATGGACTTGCAAACAGAAGTAGCGGGTGCATACGGTGTGCACGATCTGTACTTTGTGTTCTGTGGAGAGCATGGCACTAAAGGAATTAAATTTTACGAGTGGCAGTTTAGCGAATAA
- a CDS encoding endo-1,4-beta-xylanase: MNSADSLAGSFKNDFLIGAAVNGHTIVSQRELLIKHYNSLTAENEMKFESLHPAEDTYTFEAADQIAQFAREHGMKLRGHTLVWHNQTPDWVFDDGNGGTASRETLLARMKAHIMAVMQRYQDTSYCWDVVNEAVSDEGDEWLRPSRWLEGIGEDYMVKAFQFAHEADPAALLFYNDYNECNPAKREKIYRLVKTLLEQGAPVHGIGLQGHWNLTEPSLDDIRAAIERYASLGLKLQITEMDVSVFAFEDRRTDIVIPTVEMLRQQEQRYRQFFELFREYRDVLTGVTFWGAADDYTWLDYFPVSGRKNWPLLFDTEQQPKGAYYEVVHLSASRATEQ, translated from the coding sequence ATGAATTCAGCGGATAGTCTGGCGGGAAGCTTCAAAAATGATTTTCTGATTGGTGCTGCGGTTAATGGTCACACCATCGTTAGTCAACGTGAATTGCTGATCAAGCATTACAACAGCTTGACGGCGGAAAACGAAATGAAATTTGAAAGCCTTCACCCTGCCGAGGATACGTATACATTCGAGGCGGCTGATCAGATTGCCCAGTTTGCCAGAGAGCATGGCATGAAGCTGCGCGGGCATACGCTCGTGTGGCATAATCAGACACCAGATTGGGTATTCGACGATGGAAACGGCGGAACAGCATCTCGGGAAACGCTGCTTGCCCGGATGAAGGCGCATATCATGGCGGTTATGCAGCGTTACCAAGATACTAGCTATTGCTGGGATGTCGTCAACGAAGCGGTCAGCGACGAAGGGGATGAATGGTTGAGGCCCTCGAGGTGGCTGGAGGGCATTGGCGAGGATTACATGGTAAAAGCCTTCCAATTTGCCCATGAAGCCGATCCAGCGGCGCTGTTGTTCTACAACGATTACAATGAGTGCAATCCGGCGAAGCGCGAGAAAATTTATCGGCTCGTCAAGACGCTTCTTGAACAGGGAGCTCCGGTACACGGTATTGGGTTGCAGGGACATTGGAATTTAACAGAACCATCTCTGGATGACATCCGCGCGGCAATCGAGCGTTATGCATCGCTTGGCTTGAAGCTGCAAATTACTGAGATGGATGTGTCGGTCTTCGCCTTTGAAGACCGACGTACGGATATAGTGATACCGACAGTTGAAATGCTGCGTCAGCAGGAACAACGTTACCGCCAGTTTTTTGAGCTGTTTCGCGAATATAGGGATGTGCTGACAGGTGTTACGTTTTGGGGAGCGGCAGACGACTATACTTGGCTGGATTATTTCCCGGTAAGTGGCCGCAAAAATTGGCCGCTATTGTTTGATACGGAGCAGCAGCCGAAAGGTGCCTATTACGAGGTTGTCCATTTGTCTGCAAGTAGAGCAACAGAACAATAG
- a CDS encoding helix-turn-helix domain-containing protein: MYKVLLVDPMIHSREKTLNLLDWRHLGFIIQAYAGNSSDALALMDREPFSLVLINIKNAQADGMLLCEHIRQQSRVSIILLEGGDDFQLARKALSFQVSDYIAQPVQASDLTASILAVKKELESIADDQQPLHASPVPFKRSKQGKSIIDIVKKYVEEELHLNITLKKISSLLHFNCAYLGQKFKDHENMSFNEYLLQQRMEKAKLLLEKTDMRIYEIANEVGYTEIDWFYKKFKAYTGASANEYRKQIS, translated from the coding sequence GTGTATAAGGTATTGCTTGTTGATCCAATGATTCATTCGAGGGAAAAGACGCTGAACTTGCTTGACTGGAGACATTTAGGTTTTATCATACAAGCGTATGCGGGCAATTCCTCGGACGCCCTGGCTTTAATGGACAGGGAGCCCTTTTCCCTTGTTCTAATTAATATTAAAAACGCTCAAGCAGATGGCATGCTGCTTTGCGAGCATATCCGCCAGCAAAGCCGCGTTTCGATCATCCTCTTGGAAGGGGGCGATGATTTCCAGTTGGCTAGGAAAGCTTTGTCCTTTCAAGTAAGCGATTACATTGCGCAGCCTGTTCAAGCAAGCGATTTAACGGCAAGCATACTTGCTGTAAAAAAAGAACTGGAATCCATCGCTGATGATCAACAGCCATTACATGCATCGCCTGTCCCCTTTAAGCGGAGCAAGCAGGGCAAGTCGATTATCGATATCGTAAAAAAATACGTGGAGGAAGAATTGCACCTTAACATTACGCTGAAAAAAATATCCTCCCTTTTGCACTTCAACTGCGCTTATCTGGGTCAAAAGTTCAAGGATCACGAAAACATGTCGTTTAATGAATACCTCCTTCAGCAACGGATGGAAAAAGCAAAGCTGCTGCTCGAAAAAACGGATATGCGCATCTATGAAATTGCGAATGAGGTTGGTTACACTGAAATCGATTGGTTTTATAAAAAATTCAAAGCGTATACAGGAGCCAGTGCGAACGAATATAGAAAGCAAATCTCTTAA
- a CDS encoding endo-1,4-beta-xylanase yields the protein MKKNRLKRSISLLLVAILMVTSLSLSVLPKQTNAEASTAPPSEAEQITTDFEDGTTQGWYGRGGNESLTAAASAAHSGKFGLQVTGRTEGWNGPMLNLASFMEVGKSYELSAWVRLPAGTPDSSVSMLIERKTNGDMFYESVAAKTVTESGWVKLTGAYSLLHPIETLGVYFESIDNAKLDFNVDDVVIARIPDALPIEIQKDIPSLKDVFADDFLLGTSLLVSEIEDATGPDAQLLQKHFNSLTAGNELKWDATEPKEGQFDFTRSDKIVDFAVDNDIAVRGHTLIWHSQTPNWVFYDEKGNLASKELLYARMKRHIETVVGRYKGKIYAWDVVNEVLDSGDQKPNGLRNSLWYQIAGEEFIEKAFEYAHAADPQAKLFINDYNTDIPQKRQDLHDLIKRLQDKGIPVDGVGHQTHIGIASPSVQSLDDMLQAFRDLGIEQQVTELDMSAYTNDTDTYDAFPLELQIKQANRYKEVFDVFKKHKDQLNAVIFWGKDDLNSWLRTFPVTRNNWPLLFDERLQAKFAYWALVDPSKVPVETMQATAAEGTAKIDGKLEEVWNRAPLVSISKDGSAIAKVKTLWDKKHLYVTVDVMDKTANGSDAIELYIDSNNGKTTSYEADDKKYTFQRSGANKDKTVNYKAVKTEGGYRIEAAVPIKGQLGKQLGFDVRMVDKSGSTVTKSSWNDKTNSQDKDTSKFGILKLVEGPQHTKAVKGTPVIDGSIDAVWANAKSIMTDRWVNGSSGSKAKVRTLWDGQRLYVLAEVTDSLLSKKSANAWEQDSVEIFIDQNNAASSSYDADDGQYRINFDNEQTVSPASLSKNLISATKRTANGYVVEASIAWIGKAPKAGDLIGFDVQINNDEDGDGGRDSVAMWNDRSGQSYQNTFGFGVLQLTGSKGK from the coding sequence ATGAAGAAGAATCGACTGAAACGCTCTATTTCGTTGTTACTGGTTGCTATTTTGATGGTAACGTCCTTATCGCTTAGCGTGCTGCCAAAGCAGACGAATGCGGAAGCTAGCACAGCGCCGCCAAGCGAAGCTGAACAAATCACGACGGATTTCGAAGACGGCACTACACAAGGCTGGTATGGACGCGGCGGCAACGAAAGCCTGACGGCTGCTGCTTCGGCTGCCCATTCGGGTAAATTTGGTCTTCAGGTTACAGGAAGAACGGAAGGCTGGAACGGCCCAATGCTCAATCTAGCCTCGTTTATGGAGGTCGGCAAATCCTATGAGCTCTCAGCTTGGGTTCGCCTGCCTGCGGGAACGCCTGATTCGTCCGTCTCGATGCTGATCGAGCGGAAAACGAATGGGGATATGTTTTATGAGTCAGTTGCTGCCAAAACAGTAACGGAAAGCGGCTGGGTGAAGCTAACTGGCGCGTACAGCTTGCTCCATCCGATTGAGACCCTAGGTGTTTATTTTGAATCCATAGATAATGCGAAGCTTGACTTCAATGTGGATGATGTTGTTATTGCGCGCATTCCAGATGCGTTGCCTATTGAAATTCAAAAGGATATTCCATCTCTAAAAGATGTATTTGCCGATGATTTTTTACTGGGCACTTCCTTGCTCGTAAGTGAAATTGAAGATGCCACCGGCCCAGATGCACAGCTGCTACAGAAGCATTTCAACAGTCTGACCGCAGGCAATGAGCTGAAGTGGGATGCTACCGAGCCGAAGGAAGGCCAATTTGATTTTACACGCTCGGATAAAATCGTTGATTTTGCTGTAGACAATGACATTGCTGTACGCGGCCATACGCTCATCTGGCATTCCCAAACGCCAAATTGGGTGTTCTACGATGAGAAAGGCAATCTTGCCAGCAAGGAATTGCTGTATGCAAGGATGAAGCGGCATATTGAGACGGTAGTAGGCCGATACAAGGGCAAAATCTATGCTTGGGACGTTGTGAATGAGGTTCTTGATTCCGGTGACCAGAAGCCGAATGGTTTGCGCAACAGCCTATGGTACCAAATAGCAGGCGAGGAATTTATCGAGAAGGCGTTCGAATATGCACATGCTGCAGATCCACAGGCCAAGCTGTTTATTAACGACTACAACACGGATATTCCTCAAAAACGACAAGATTTGCATGATTTAATCAAGCGCCTACAGGACAAGGGTATTCCTGTGGATGGCGTCGGCCATCAAACACATATTGGCATTGCGTCCCCGTCCGTTCAGTCACTTGATGATATGCTTCAGGCGTTCCGGGATCTTGGCATAGAGCAGCAGGTCACGGAGCTTGATATGAGTGCTTATACGAATGACACTGACACCTATGATGCGTTTCCGCTTGAATTGCAAATTAAGCAGGCAAATCGGTACAAGGAAGTTTTCGATGTGTTTAAAAAGCATAAGGATCAGCTCAATGCAGTAATCTTCTGGGGCAAGGACGATCTTAATTCATGGCTCCGTACTTTCCCTGTCACGCGCAATAATTGGCCGCTATTGTTCGATGAGCGGCTTCAGGCGAAATTTGCGTACTGGGCGCTCGTCGATCCGAGCAAGGTGCCAGTCGAAACGATGCAAGCAACGGCAGCGGAGGGAACTGCGAAGATCGATGGCAAACTGGAAGAGGTTTGGAATAGAGCGCCGCTCGTATCCATCTCGAAGGATGGCAGTGCAATTGCCAAGGTGAAGACGCTTTGGGATAAGAAGCATCTTTATGTAACGGTTGATGTGATGGATAAGACGGCGAATGGCAGTGATGCAATTGAGCTTTATATAGACAGCAACAATGGCAAGACAACGTCTTACGAGGCGGACGATAAAAAATATACATTCCAGCGCAGTGGAGCGAATAAGGATAAAACCGTGAATTATAAAGCGGTTAAGACGGAAGGCGGCTACCGTATTGAAGCTGCGGTTCCTATTAAAGGGCAGCTAGGAAAACAGCTTGGGTTCGATGTGCGAATGGTTGATAAATCCGGCAGTACAGTGACGAAGTCATCCTGGAATGACAAGACGAATTCGCAGGATAAGGATACGTCCAAATTCGGCATTTTAAAGCTGGTTGAAGGACCTCAACATACTAAAGCTGTAAAAGGTACGCCAGTCATTGATGGCAGCATTGATGCGGTATGGGCAAATGCAAAATCAATCATGACCGACCGCTGGGTAAATGGATCAAGCGGATCGAAGGCCAAGGTCAGAACGTTATGGGACGGCCAACGTTTGTATGTGCTGGCCGAGGTGACTGACTCGCTGTTGTCGAAAAAGAGCGCGAATGCGTGGGAGCAGGATTCGGTGGAAATTTTCATCGACCAGAATAATGCAGCGAGCAGCAGCTATGATGCCGATGACGGACAGTACCGGATCAACTTCGATAATGAACAAACTGTCAGCCCGGCTTCATTAAGCAAAAATCTAATCTCAGCTACGAAGCGGACGGCGAATGGTTATGTAGTGGAAGCATCTATCGCATGGATTGGCAAGGCGCCAAAAGCTGGAGATCTAATCGGCTTTGACGTGCAAATCAATAATGACGAGGATGGCGACGGAGGCCGCGATAGTGTGGCCATGTGGAATGATCGGTCCGGACAGTCGTACCAGAACACATTCGGCTTTGGGGTATTGCAGCTGACGGGCTCGAAGGGAAAGTAG
- a CDS encoding glycoside hydrolase family 43 protein yields MSNAPVPNQPLVTHLFTADPSAHVFEGKIYIYPSHDLDHDGPDNDNGDQYAMEDYHVLSIDSFDAAVVDHGEVLHLKDVRWASKQLWAPDAAYKNNMYYLFFPARDHEGIFRIGVATSTTPAGTFTPEPDYIAGSFSIDPAVFVDEDDKSYIYFGGLWGGQLEKWQNGVFEPGAEGPNAGEAALGPRVALLSEDMLSFQGELQEISILDENGSPILAGDEDRRYFEGPWVHKYNGWYYLSYSTGTTHKLVYAVSRNPMGPYTFKGTILTPVIGWTTHHSIVQFEDKWYLFYHDSSLSEGVNHKRCVKFTELHYNDDGTIQIIDPYAMES; encoded by the coding sequence ATGTCTAATGCACCAGTACCTAATCAACCGCTTGTTACCCATCTTTTTACAGCAGATCCTTCTGCCCATGTATTTGAAGGCAAAATCTATATTTACCCGTCTCATGACCTTGACCACGATGGTCCTGACAACGATAATGGGGATCAATACGCGATGGAGGATTATCATGTGCTGTCGATAGACAGTTTTGACGCTGCTGTTGTAGACCATGGCGAGGTATTGCATCTAAAGGATGTCCGTTGGGCTTCTAAGCAGCTATGGGCGCCGGATGCTGCCTATAAGAACAATATGTATTATTTGTTTTTCCCCGCTCGGGATCATGAAGGAATCTTTCGGATTGGCGTAGCCACAAGCACGACACCAGCGGGTACCTTTACCCCAGAGCCTGACTACATTGCGGGCAGCTTCAGTATTGATCCGGCTGTATTCGTGGATGAAGACGATAAGTCCTACATTTATTTCGGAGGTCTTTGGGGAGGACAACTGGAAAAATGGCAGAACGGCGTCTTTGAGCCGGGCGCAGAAGGTCCGAATGCGGGGGAGGCAGCGCTGGGTCCGCGGGTCGCATTGCTGAGCGAGGATATGCTGTCTTTTCAAGGTGAGCTACAGGAGATTTCGATTCTCGACGAAAACGGCAGCCCGATTCTAGCTGGTGATGAGGATCGAAGATATTTCGAGGGACCTTGGGTGCATAAATATAACGGCTGGTACTATTTGTCGTACTCAACAGGGACTACCCATAAGCTGGTTTACGCGGTTAGCCGTAACCCGATGGGTCCCTATACGTTCAAAGGGACCATTCTTACACCAGTAATCGGCTGGACGACCCATCATTCTATCGTTCAGTTTGAAGACAAATGGTATTTGTTCTATCACGACAGCTCCCTCTCCGAAGGTGTCAATCATAAGCGCTGTGTTAAATTCACGGAATTGCATTACAATGATGATGGAACGATTCAAATAATCGATCCTTATGCGATGGAAAGCTAG
- a CDS encoding extracellular solute-binding protein, with product MQVRKLSVFLLSLMLIFTLAACSGNAGTNASGSSNGNSNKEPVEASVNEGSETTEPAEANNAGEATGDEQSTPEMDFDMGGRVIKIVSWWDMTIPEDNPDNIQRKKNLDDLMKKHNFKVEYVAVDYGEYQQKVVASLVAGEPLGDIVRLGKAYMIPALVQQDLIWPIDEYTKNTKVFNQKVTNEFMQYEGRGYGFTDNQSDFMSGVFYNRTLLNQLGLKPLQDYVDEDNWNWDTFIQVAKEANKDTNNDGKLDRWGLSQGSLMDQSLYSNEASLTLGNKQNLEDPKTVEAFNFISRVATEKVARATEGGDWTEPGQFFRQGNTLMYAGAIWEIGGLKTDMKDYDIGFVPFPKGPSATAYHAGEALFQSLAIPKKVENPEQLMYIWEKINDVDSLYDYPDQATLESNFTNEDDIENAIISGKGMLVLDHNTFPKLPYYDIIGDLIAGNSVSTVISKFKANVQAAIDEVYKK from the coding sequence ATGCAAGTGAGAAAACTGTCAGTCTTTTTATTAAGTTTAATGTTGATATTTACACTAGCAGCATGCAGCGGTAATGCAGGCACTAATGCCAGTGGAAGCAGTAATGGTAACAGCAATAAGGAACCGGTAGAGGCAAGCGTTAACGAAGGCTCGGAAACGACTGAGCCTGCTGAAGCTAATAATGCCGGTGAGGCAACTGGAGATGAACAATCGACGCCAGAGATGGATTTTGACATGGGCGGACGGGTGATCAAAATCGTATCGTGGTGGGATATGACGATACCCGAGGACAATCCAGACAACATTCAGCGCAAGAAAAATCTGGATGATCTAATGAAGAAGCATAATTTTAAAGTGGAATACGTCGCTGTTGACTACGGTGAGTATCAGCAGAAAGTTGTCGCATCTTTGGTAGCAGGCGAGCCACTAGGCGATATCGTCAGACTGGGTAAAGCCTATATGATTCCGGCATTGGTCCAACAAGATTTAATTTGGCCGATTGATGAGTATACGAAAAATACGAAGGTATTCAACCAGAAGGTTACAAATGAGTTTATGCAGTATGAGGGCAGAGGCTATGGTTTTACGGATAATCAGTCTGATTTTATGAGTGGGGTTTTCTATAATCGTACTCTTCTGAATCAGCTAGGACTTAAGCCGCTTCAGGATTATGTAGATGAAGATAATTGGAATTGGGACACGTTCATTCAAGTTGCCAAAGAGGCCAACAAGGATACGAATAACGATGGGAAGCTGGATAGATGGGGACTTTCACAAGGCTCGCTGATGGATCAGTCGCTGTACTCCAATGAAGCAAGCCTTACCCTAGGGAATAAGCAAAATTTAGAAGATCCCAAAACGGTTGAAGCCTTTAATTTCATTTCCCGTGTGGCAACCGAGAAGGTTGCCAGAGCTACGGAAGGCGGAGATTGGACAGAGCCTGGCCAGTTTTTCCGTCAAGGCAATACGCTGATGTATGCAGGCGCCATTTGGGAAATCGGAGGACTTAAGACTGATATGAAGGATTATGACATCGGCTTCGTTCCCTTCCCTAAAGGTCCGAGTGCTACCGCCTACCATGCTGGCGAAGCTCTCTTCCAGTCCCTGGCGATTCCAAAAAAAGTCGAGAACCCAGAGCAGCTTATGTACATTTGGGAAAAAATAAACGATGTCGATTCGCTTTATGATTATCCAGACCAAGCTACACTGGAGAGCAACTTTACGAATGAGGATGATATTGAGAACGCCATCATTTCCGGAAAAGGCATGCTTGTTCTCGATCACAATACATTCCCGAAATTGCCTTATTACGATATTATAGGCGATCTTATTGCTGGAAACTCGGTATCTACCGTTATAAGCAAATTTAAAGCGAATGTTCAAGCTGCAATTGACGAAGTGTATAAAAAATAG